From the Exiguobacterium aurantiacum genome, one window contains:
- the truB gene encoding tRNA pseudouridine(55) synthase TruB, which produces MEPTGVLILDKDSGMTSHDCVFKLRKLFQTKKVGHTGTLDPEVTGVLPICLGRATKLSRFLTDEGKRYAAEITIGTATMTEDAHGEIVETREVGPEAFTAADIDRVLETLTGKIEQIPPYFSAVKVNGKKLYEYARKGQTVERPRRIVEIHRLVRTTEPVMEDGVCRFRVDVECGKGTFIRTLAVQIGERLGYPAHMSDLRRTRSGSFEETAAVTLQQLADLETVEERMNHLIPLEEVIKRWPAMTIPANRERYIRNGGRLNDVSLEFELFTVYNEEGIPLALYRRLDGTTDATVEVMLTID; this is translated from the coding sequence ATGGAACCAACAGGTGTACTGATTTTAGATAAAGACAGCGGCATGACGAGCCACGACTGTGTGTTCAAGCTCCGTAAATTGTTCCAAACCAAAAAAGTCGGACATACCGGCACGCTCGACCCGGAAGTGACCGGTGTTCTACCGATTTGTCTCGGACGGGCGACGAAACTGTCACGGTTTCTGACTGATGAAGGCAAACGCTACGCCGCCGAAATCACCATCGGGACGGCGACGATGACCGAGGATGCCCATGGCGAGATCGTCGAGACGCGCGAGGTCGGTCCGGAGGCGTTCACCGCTGCGGACATCGATCGTGTCCTCGAGACGTTGACGGGGAAAATCGAGCAAATCCCGCCTTACTTCTCAGCCGTCAAAGTGAACGGGAAGAAATTGTACGAATACGCCCGCAAAGGTCAGACGGTCGAACGGCCGCGCCGCATCGTCGAAATCCATCGACTCGTCCGCACGACTGAGCCGGTCATGGAAGATGGCGTCTGCCGCTTCCGAGTCGACGTCGAATGTGGCAAAGGGACGTTCATCCGGACGCTCGCCGTTCAAATCGGGGAGCGGCTCGGCTATCCGGCCCACATGAGTGACCTGCGACGGACCCGGTCTGGCTCGTTTGAGGAGACGGCCGCCGTCACGTTGCAGCAACTGGCCGACCTCGAGACGGTCGAGGAACGGATGAACCATCTCATCCCGCTCGAAGAGGTCATCAAGCGTTGGCCGGCCATGACGATTCCAGCCAATCGAGAACGATATATTCGAAACGGGGGTCGTTTGAACGACGTCTCGCTCGAATTTGAACTGTTTACTGTCTATAATGAAGAAGGAATTCCACTTGCCCTCTATCGACGGCTTGACGGAACAACAGACGCAACTGTCGAGGTCATGTTGACCATCGACTAA
- a CDS encoding bifunctional riboflavin kinase/FAD synthetase, translating into METIHLTYPETPDLIPSVMVLGFFDGVHTGHQAVIRHAQAQAKQLDVPVTVITFDPHPKQVLSNKPDAVRYITPLQRKLNRIAALGVERCIVITFTKELASLSPQQFVDDYLIGAGAVHVTAGFDYSYGKFGEGTMETLPYHARGRFTTSVVAEQTSGGEKVSSTRIRQLLGAGDVDVASELLGTPYVICGEVIHGDARGRTIGYPTANVVMDASYVMPRLGVYATRVRLQDGRTFDAMTNVGRRPTFYATGDVSIESHLFDFSEDLYGQLIEIEWMHYLRDERAFDGLDSLIAQLKQDETAARAILS; encoded by the coding sequence ATGGAAACGATCCATCTGACGTATCCTGAGACACCAGACCTGATCCCTTCGGTGATGGTGCTCGGATTTTTCGACGGCGTGCACACTGGACATCAGGCCGTGATTCGGCATGCGCAGGCGCAAGCAAAACAGCTTGACGTGCCCGTGACCGTCATCACGTTCGACCCGCACCCGAAACAAGTGTTATCGAACAAACCGGATGCGGTCCGTTATATCACACCGCTCCAGCGGAAATTGAACCGGATTGCCGCCCTCGGTGTCGAACGGTGCATCGTCATCACGTTCACGAAAGAGTTGGCGAGCCTGTCGCCGCAACAGTTCGTGGATGACTATTTGATTGGTGCCGGTGCGGTCCATGTGACGGCAGGTTTTGACTACTCGTACGGTAAATTCGGCGAGGGGACGATGGAGACGCTACCGTATCATGCGCGCGGTCGCTTCACGACCTCGGTCGTCGCTGAACAGACGAGCGGCGGCGAAAAAGTGTCATCGACGCGGATTCGTCAATTGCTCGGGGCCGGAGACGTCGATGTGGCGAGCGAGCTGCTCGGTACACCGTACGTCATCTGTGGGGAAGTCATTCACGGCGACGCCCGTGGCCGGACGATTGGTTACCCGACAGCGAACGTCGTCATGGACGCGTCGTACGTCATGCCGCGTCTCGGTGTCTACGCGACGCGTGTACGGCTTCAAGACGGCCGGACGTTCGACGCAATGACGAACGTCGGTCGGCGGCCGACGTTTTATGCGACCGGTGACGTCTCGATCGAGAGCCACCTGTTCGACTTCTCGGAAGATTTATACGGGCAATTGATTGAAATCGAATGGATGCACTATTTACGGGACGAGCGGGCGTTCGACGGGCTCGACTCGCTCATCGCCCAACTCAAGCAAGATGAGACGGCCGCTCGGGCAATCCTGTCTTGA
- a CDS encoding lipid II:glycine glycyltransferase FemX has protein sequence MAVQPITLTEKEHDEFVKTHDRGDLLQLSSWANVKRQNGWFAERIAVATDGVTSGVALLLFKRVPKLPFTLCYAPRGFVVDYDDVASLRALTEEAKRVAKTNKAIAVKIDPNIDREEVPGLLTEMASLGFVHKGYGGGFDYAQPRFTMETDLRPSEKDIFGKFHHKFRYNVRLAERKGIVCTEVGRDGLKTFADLMRVTGERDGFAIRGLDYFENLYDCLQPDDARLFLTKLEPKLALDQQMATLEKAERDLGKIERSLETETVEKKRTSLLNRQKQTREQIEKIQAALPELTELHEKYPNGLVLSGGLLTLAGRRSYYLYGASSNEFREFMPNHLMQWTMMQAAKASGAERYDFGGVSGSTEPEDEYAGLYAFKSGWGSDMIEKVGEFDLVLNRPLYFALETGLPLVKGLRKRLRR, from the coding sequence ATGGCAGTACAACCGATCACCTTGACAGAGAAAGAGCATGACGAGTTCGTCAAAACACATGACCGCGGGGACTTGCTTCAGCTTTCGAGTTGGGCCAACGTCAAACGACAAAACGGCTGGTTCGCCGAGCGGATCGCCGTCGCGACCGATGGTGTGACGAGCGGGGTCGCGTTACTCTTGTTCAAACGCGTACCGAAACTCCCATTCACGCTTTGCTATGCACCGCGCGGCTTTGTCGTCGACTATGACGACGTGGCTTCTTTGCGGGCGTTGACCGAGGAAGCGAAGCGGGTCGCCAAGACGAACAAAGCGATCGCCGTGAAGATCGACCCGAATATCGATCGGGAGGAAGTGCCTGGTCTCTTGACCGAGATGGCAAGTCTCGGTTTTGTCCATAAAGGATACGGGGGCGGGTTCGATTACGCCCAGCCCCGGTTCACGATGGAGACGGACTTGCGTCCGAGCGAGAAAGACATCTTCGGCAAATTTCATCATAAATTCCGTTATAACGTCCGTCTGGCCGAACGAAAAGGCATCGTCTGCACAGAAGTCGGTCGTGACGGGCTCAAGACGTTCGCCGACTTGATGAGAGTGACAGGCGAGCGTGACGGTTTCGCCATCCGCGGCCTCGACTATTTCGAGAACCTATACGATTGCCTGCAACCTGATGACGCGCGCCTATTCTTGACAAAACTTGAACCGAAACTCGCACTCGACCAGCAGATGGCCACGCTTGAAAAAGCAGAGCGGGACCTCGGAAAAATCGAACGGTCACTCGAGACGGAGACGGTCGAGAAGAAACGGACGAGCCTGTTGAACCGTCAAAAGCAGACACGTGAGCAAATCGAGAAGATTCAAGCCGCGTTGCCTGAACTGACGGAGTTGCACGAGAAATACCCGAACGGACTCGTCTTGTCGGGCGGTCTGTTGACGCTTGCCGGACGACGCTCCTATTACCTGTATGGGGCGTCTTCGAACGAGTTCCGTGAGTTCATGCCGAACCATCTTATGCAATGGACGATGATGCAAGCGGCCAAGGCGAGCGGTGCCGAACGCTACGATTTCGGTGGCGTATCGGGTAGTACGGAGCCTGAAGATGAATACGCAGGGCTCTATGCGTTCAAGTCGGGCTGGGGCAGCGATATGATCGAGAAGGTCGGCGAGTTCGACCTCGTCTTGAATCGTCCGCTCTATTTCGCCCTCGAGACGGGATTACCGCTCGTCAAAGGACTCCGTAAACGGTTGCGCCGATGA
- a CDS encoding M16 family metallopeptidase, translating into MEWITLDNGVRIVIEPMADVRSTSTGVFIKAGTRTEGMTEIGISHLIEHMLFKGTKTRTAKEIASFFDELGGSVNAFTSKDHTCYYVKTLDEHAVIAFDALADMLFDSLFDETELEKEKRVVLEEIKMYEDTPEDLVHELLAKAVYKDDILAEPILGTETSVLGLSREQLLRYVASTYTGNRVVVSIAGHVPDELVEAVKRRFADLPSGESPKESTTPILYSDVVKKQKETEQAHLCWNFEAIAAKDDRLPHLALLNNAIGATMSSRLFQSIREEEGLAYSIYSYYTTFDDHGTFTIYIGTSPDTLAQVETIMTRELETLKADGLSDEEIEKGKRQLKGSLVLGNESTSARMNRNGRNLVLLDEVEDLNEVLDKVDRIETRDVNALIKEVLSHAPAKSYVLPSED; encoded by the coding sequence ATGGAATGGATCACATTAGACAACGGCGTCCGCATCGTGATTGAACCGATGGCGGATGTGCGTAGCACGTCGACCGGCGTCTTCATCAAAGCCGGGACCCGGACCGAAGGCATGACCGAGATCGGCATCAGTCACTTGATTGAACATATGCTATTTAAAGGAACGAAGACGAGAACCGCAAAAGAGATCGCCTCGTTCTTCGATGAGCTGGGGGGCAGCGTCAACGCGTTCACGTCGAAAGATCACACGTGCTATTACGTGAAGACGCTCGACGAACACGCGGTCATCGCCTTCGATGCCCTTGCCGATATGTTGTTTGATTCGCTATTTGATGAGACAGAGCTCGAGAAAGAGAAGCGGGTCGTCTTAGAAGAGATTAAAATGTATGAGGACACGCCGGAAGACCTCGTGCATGAGCTGCTCGCGAAAGCCGTCTATAAGGACGATATCCTCGCCGAACCGATTCTCGGGACGGAAACGAGTGTCCTCGGACTATCACGGGAGCAATTGCTCCGCTACGTCGCCTCGACGTATACGGGCAACCGTGTTGTCGTCTCGATCGCCGGCCACGTGCCGGACGAGTTGGTCGAGGCGGTCAAGAGAAGGTTTGCCGACCTTCCATCAGGGGAATCACCGAAAGAATCGACGACGCCGATTTTGTATAGCGACGTGGTGAAAAAACAGAAAGAGACGGAGCAGGCACATTTGTGCTGGAACTTCGAGGCGATTGCCGCCAAAGACGACCGGCTTCCACATTTGGCTTTGTTGAACAATGCCATCGGAGCGACGATGTCGTCACGGCTGTTCCAGTCGATTCGAGAAGAGGAAGGCCTCGCCTACTCGATTTACTCGTACTATACGACGTTCGACGATCACGGGACGTTCACGATTTATATCGGGACATCGCCGGATACGCTCGCCCAAGTCGAGACGATTATGACGCGTGAGCTCGAGACGCTGAAAGCGGACGGGCTGTCCGACGAGGAAATCGAGAAAGGCAAACGGCAATTGAAAGGGTCTCTCGTCCTCGGGAACGAGAGCACGAGCGCACGCATGAACCGCAACGGGCGGAACCTCGTCCTGCTCGATGAAGTCGAAGACTTGAACGAGGTGCTCGACAAAGTCGACCGCATTGAAACGCGTGACGTCAACGCCTTAATCAAAGAGGTGCTCAGCCACGCCCCTGCCAAATCTTATGTCCTTCCGTCCGAAGACTGA
- the pnp gene encoding polyribonucleotide nucleotidyltransferase yields MLGTKQVFSTEWGGRPLSVEVGQLAKQANGSALVRYGDTVVLATVTASKAPKDLDFFPLTVNYEEKLYSVGKIPGGFLRREGRPGENAILTSRLIDRPIRPLFPDGFRHDIQVMIYVMSNDPDCSAEMAGMLGTSIALSISDIPFDGPIAGATVGRVNGEFVVNPTTAQLEQTDLELQVAGTATAINMVEAGANEVPEDVMLESILFGHEEIKKLVAFQTEIVEAVGKPKFEYTVSKFDDVLTAELEAARPEINAAVQVEEKHARDEAINEVIAKYVAAYEEMLADEPAKLKEVSGILNKFVKDEVRRLITVDKVRPDGRRPEVIRPLASETGLLPRAHGVGLFTRGQTQVMSVATLGVIGDAQIIDGIGLEENKRFMHHYNFPPFSVGEARPVRAPGRREIGHGALGERALLPIIPKEADFPYTIRLVSEVLESNGSSSQASICGSTLALMDAGVPIKAPVAGIAMGLIMEGEHYTVLTDIQGLEDHLGDMDFKVAGTKDGITALQMDIKIAGITREILEEALEQARSGRLHILNHMLETLDAPRPQLSKYAPKIVTMTINPDKIRDVIGPGGKMINSIIDQTGVKIDIEQDGTVFIASTDQDGIDMAMALIGDIVREVVVGEEFDATVRRIEKFGAFVELFKGKDALVHVSEFSLERVANVEDVVKLGDTIKVRVTEIDDKGRVNASHKVLILEGLSPEEREAYEAKRKAQRESRPPRDSRPPRRDGDRRPPRSTN; encoded by the coding sequence ATGTTAGGTACGAAACAAGTATTTTCTACAGAATGGGGCGGACGTCCGCTGTCTGTAGAAGTCGGCCAACTTGCGAAACAAGCAAACGGCTCGGCACTCGTCCGTTATGGGGACACGGTCGTGCTCGCCACGGTCACAGCATCGAAAGCGCCGAAGGATTTAGATTTCTTCCCGCTCACGGTCAACTATGAAGAAAAATTATACTCGGTCGGTAAGATTCCAGGAGGTTTCCTCCGTCGGGAAGGTCGTCCTGGGGAGAACGCGATTTTGACATCGCGCCTCATCGACCGTCCAATCCGTCCGCTTTTCCCGGACGGTTTCCGCCACGATATCCAAGTGATGATTTACGTCATGTCGAACGACCCGGACTGCTCGGCTGAGATGGCCGGTATGCTCGGAACGTCGATTGCACTCTCGATTTCAGACATCCCGTTCGACGGGCCGATCGCCGGAGCGACAGTCGGACGCGTCAACGGTGAGTTCGTCGTCAACCCGACGACAGCTCAGCTCGAACAGACAGACCTCGAGCTCCAAGTCGCCGGAACGGCAACTGCGATCAACATGGTTGAAGCAGGCGCCAACGAAGTACCGGAAGACGTCATGCTCGAGTCAATCTTGTTCGGTCACGAAGAGATCAAGAAATTGGTCGCGTTCCAAACGGAGATCGTGGAAGCTGTCGGGAAACCGAAGTTCGAATACACGGTATCGAAGTTTGATGACGTCTTGACGGCTGAGCTCGAAGCAGCTCGTCCAGAAATCAACGCCGCGGTCCAAGTCGAAGAGAAGCATGCACGTGACGAAGCCATCAACGAAGTGATTGCTAAATACGTTGCTGCCTATGAAGAAATGCTCGCTGACGAACCAGCCAAGTTGAAAGAAGTGTCTGGCATCTTGAACAAGTTCGTCAAAGACGAAGTCCGCCGCTTGATCACGGTCGATAAAGTTCGTCCTGACGGTCGTCGTCCGGAAGTCATCCGTCCGCTCGCGTCAGAAACGGGCTTATTGCCACGCGCCCACGGTGTCGGTTTATTCACACGTGGTCAAACGCAAGTCATGTCGGTCGCGACGCTCGGTGTCATCGGTGATGCGCAAATCATCGATGGGATTGGATTAGAAGAGAACAAACGCTTCATGCACCACTACAACTTCCCGCCGTTCTCGGTCGGAGAAGCTCGTCCGGTGCGTGCGCCAGGTCGTCGTGAAATCGGTCACGGTGCCCTAGGAGAACGTGCACTTCTGCCAATCATCCCGAAAGAAGCCGACTTCCCGTACACGATTCGTCTCGTCTCGGAAGTACTCGAGTCGAACGGTTCAAGTTCACAGGCATCAATCTGTGGCTCGACGCTCGCTCTCATGGATGCAGGGGTCCCGATCAAGGCACCGGTTGCCGGGATCGCGATGGGTCTCATCATGGAAGGCGAACATTATACGGTCCTCACGGACATTCAAGGTCTCGAAGATCATCTCGGCGACATGGACTTCAAAGTCGCTGGAACGAAAGACGGGATCACGGCGCTCCAAATGGATATCAAAATTGCTGGGATCACGCGTGAGATTTTGGAAGAGGCACTCGAACAAGCTCGTTCAGGCCGTCTCCACATCTTGAACCATATGCTTGAGACACTCGACGCACCGCGTCCGCAGTTGTCGAAGTATGCACCAAAAATCGTGACGATGACGATCAATCCGGACAAGATCCGTGACGTGATCGGACCGGGCGGGAAGATGATCAACAGCATCATCGACCAAACGGGCGTCAAAATCGATATCGAGCAAGACGGGACGGTATTCATCGCGTCGACTGATCAAGATGGCATCGACATGGCGATGGCCCTCATCGGCGACATCGTCCGCGAAGTCGTCGTCGGCGAAGAGTTCGATGCGACTGTTCGTCGTATTGAGAAGTTCGGCGCGTTCGTCGAGTTGTTCAAAGGCAAGGACGCGCTCGTCCACGTCTCTGAGTTCAGCTTAGAGCGTGTCGCGAACGTCGAAGACGTCGTCAAACTTGGCGATACAATTAAAGTCCGCGTGACGGAAATCGATGACAAAGGCCGAGTCAACGCCTCGCACAAAGTGCTGATCCTTGAAGGATTGTCACCGGAAGAACGCGAAGCATACGAAGCCAAACGCAAAGCGCAGCGTGAAAGCCGTCCACCACGTGACAGCCGTCCGCCGCGTCGTGACGGAGACCGTCGTCCGCCACGCTCGACAAACTAA
- the rpsO gene encoding 30S ribosomal protein S15 has product MALSKERKNEIIAEYATKQGDTGSPEVQVAVLTEQINTLNDHLRTHKKDHHSRRGLLKMVGRRRNLLTYLRNKDVTRYRELIQRLGLRR; this is encoded by the coding sequence ATGGCACTCTCAAAAGAACGTAAGAACGAAATCATCGCGGAATACGCGACAAAACAAGGTGACACTGGTTCACCGGAAGTTCAAGTTGCAGTATTGACTGAACAAATCAACACTTTAAACGATCATCTTCGTACACACAAGAAAGACCACCACTCACGTCGCGGTCTTTTGAAAATGGTTGGACGTCGCCGTAACTTGCTTACGTACCTTCGTAACAAGGACGTTACACGTTACCGTGAATTGATTCAACGCCTTGGTCTCCGTCGTTAA
- a CDS encoding UDP-N-acetylmuramoyl-L-alanyl-D-glutamate--2,6-diaminopimelate ligase, which produces MNLTDLANHIQLINQPNLQAIPVTHVTTDSREVVPGTLFVAIKGYTVDGHDYAELAVSKGAVAVVSERPLELSVPNLIVRDSTRSVGLLASAFYQYPSEQMRLFGITGTNGKTTTTTILRDVLTELGHSTGLIGTVEVRINDTVVPSKNTTPQSSELQQLLARMHAEGVTDVMMEVSSHGLELGRVIGTDFDIVGFTNLTHDHLDFHGTFENYARAKGLLFAQLGQMASRHKVAVLNADDPYSKLYETMTGARVITYAIDTMADVTASDIVQTLSETSFCLNYQGERHPLTVQFIGRFNVYNILLATGCLLAAGYRLPEIVQALEAIHPAKGRMQRLDVPGYNVYADYAHTPDGIEQCLKSLVGVPKEKIVFLIGTGGNRDVTKRPTMGEMASKYAGTVVITTDDPRFEAYDSITSGIAAGMTHDNFVEIGDREEAVRYAAKLAESDNIVVLAGKGHEKYQIIGNEKIPLDEEAIVRATILKTEES; this is translated from the coding sequence TTGAACTTAACGGATTTAGCTAACCACATTCAATTGATTAATCAACCAAACTTACAAGCCATCCCAGTGACCCATGTGACGACCGACTCGAGAGAAGTCGTCCCTGGGACGCTGTTCGTCGCCATCAAAGGCTATACGGTCGACGGCCATGACTATGCCGAATTGGCGGTCAGTAAAGGGGCCGTAGCCGTCGTCAGTGAGCGTCCGCTCGAATTGAGCGTACCGAACTTGATCGTGCGCGACAGCACACGATCGGTCGGCCTCTTAGCGTCGGCGTTCTATCAGTATCCGTCTGAACAGATGCGTCTGTTCGGGATCACGGGAACGAACGGCAAGACGACGACAACGACGATTCTGCGCGACGTCCTCACCGAGCTCGGTCATAGCACCGGATTGATCGGCACGGTCGAGGTCCGCATCAACGATACGGTCGTCCCGAGTAAAAATACGACGCCGCAAAGCTCGGAGCTGCAACAGTTGCTCGCCCGGATGCACGCAGAAGGCGTGACCGATGTGATGATGGAAGTGTCATCGCACGGACTCGAACTTGGCCGCGTTATCGGGACGGACTTTGATATCGTCGGATTCACGAACTTGACGCACGACCATCTCGATTTCCACGGCACGTTCGAGAACTATGCGCGAGCGAAAGGCTTACTGTTCGCCCAGCTCGGACAGATGGCGTCACGTCACAAGGTCGCCGTACTGAACGCAGACGACCCGTACAGCAAGCTGTATGAGACGATGACAGGGGCGCGAGTGATTACTTATGCGATTGACACGATGGCAGACGTGACGGCATCAGATATCGTTCAGACGCTGTCAGAGACGAGCTTTTGCCTCAACTATCAAGGCGAACGCCATCCGTTGACGGTTCAATTCATCGGCCGCTTCAACGTGTATAACATCTTGCTCGCGACAGGTTGCCTACTCGCGGCTGGGTATCGTTTGCCTGAAATCGTCCAGGCGCTCGAAGCGATCCATCCGGCCAAAGGACGGATGCAACGCCTCGATGTGCCGGGCTATAACGTCTATGCGGATTACGCCCACACGCCCGACGGCATCGAGCAATGCTTGAAGTCACTTGTCGGCGTGCCGAAAGAGAAGATCGTGTTCTTGATCGGGACAGGCGGAAATCGGGACGTCACGAAGCGACCGACGATGGGAGAGATGGCCTCGAAGTATGCGGGAACGGTCGTCATCACGACGGATGATCCACGCTTTGAAGCCTACGACTCGATCACGAGCGGCATCGCTGCCGGGATGACCCACGACAATTTCGTTGAGATCGGGGACCGCGAAGAAGCGGTCCGCTACGCGGCCAAATTGGCCGAGTCCGATAACATCGTCGTCCTGGCCGGCAAAGGGCATGAGAAATATCAAATCATTGGCAATGAGAAAATTCCGCTAGATGAAGAAGCGATCGTCCGAGCGACAATTTTGAAGACGGAGGAATCATGA
- the rbfA gene encoding 30S ribosome-binding factor RbfA, translating into MNIRAQRVAEQMRKEITDILLREVNDPRTKNATITSVDVTGDLQQATAYYTVLGDDATVKAETQAGLDKASAFIRREIGSRIRLRKTPELSFEYDSSVAYGSHIDSLIRDLNRNDQ; encoded by the coding sequence ATGAACATTCGTGCCCAACGCGTCGCAGAGCAGATGCGTAAAGAGATTACAGATATCTTGCTCCGTGAAGTCAACGACCCACGTACGAAGAACGCTACAATCACGAGCGTTGATGTGACGGGAGACTTGCAGCAAGCGACAGCCTACTACACGGTGCTCGGAGACGACGCCACGGTGAAGGCCGAAACGCAAGCTGGTCTCGATAAGGCGAGCGCATTCATTCGCCGCGAGATCGGGAGCCGCATCCGTCTTCGGAAAACGCCAGAATTGTCGTTCGAATACGATTCATCGGTCGCATATGGTAGCCATATCGACTCATTGATTCGTGACTTAAATCGGAACGACCAATAA